In the Scomber japonicus isolate fScoJap1 chromosome 18, fScoJap1.pri, whole genome shotgun sequence genome, one interval contains:
- the s1pr2 gene encoding sphingosine 1-phosphate receptor 2: MNLCRKAAVLCHPVTMKNKYSQYYNHSLIPSYYAFAKNMTISELEKRSQDKKVLTHLNIAIVVLCTIIILENLLVLIAVCRNKKFHSAMFFFIGNLAFSDLLAGSAYIANIFLSGSKTFELVPVQWFIREGTAFIALAASVLSLLAIAIERYIAITKVKVYGSTKTCRMFLLIGACWVTSILLGGLPIIGWNCINNLPDCSAVLPLYSKKYILFVVTIFSLILLSILILYVRIYLIVRSSHQEATNSQAYALLKTVTIVLGVFIMCWLPAFTILLLDSSCRIQLCPILSKADIFFGFATLNSALNPVIYTLRSKDMRKEFLRVLCCWGVLHSGRPADRCLVPLKSSSSLEHCTNKHEHQTTPIMQDCTTCV; the protein is encoded by the coding sequence ATGAATCTTTGCCGTAAAGCGGCTGTGCTCTGCCACCCTGTCACCATGAAGAACAAGTATTCCCAGTACTACAATCATAGTCTGATCCCCTCTTATTATGCATTTGCTAAGAACATGACCATATCGGAGCTGGAGAAACGCAGTCAGGATAAAAAGGTGCTAACCCACCTTAACATCGCCATTGTGGTACTCTGCACCATCATCATTCTGGAGAATCTCCTGGTCCTTATTGCTGTCTGCCGCAACAAGAAGTTCCACTCTGCCATGTTTTTCTTCATCGGCAACCTGGCATTCTCAGATCTTCTGGCAGGCTCGGCTTACATAGCCAACATTTTTCTATCAGGATCAAAGACCTTTGAACTAGTGCCGGTGCAGTGGTTCATCCGGGAGGGCACGGCATTTATCGCTCTAGCAGCTTCAGTCCTCAGCTTGCTGGCCATAGCTATAGAGCGATATATTGCCATCACCAAGGTCAAGGTGTACGGCTCCACCAAAACATGCCGCATGTTCCTCCTGATAGGAGCTTGCTGGGTTACCTCCATCCTGCTTGGAGGACTTCCTATCATCGGCTGGAACTGCATTAACAACCTCCCTGATTGCTCAGCTGTGTTGCCACTGTACTCTAAGAAATACATCCTGTTTGTTGTCACCATTTTCAGCCTGATACTACTCTCTATCCTCATCCTCTATGTGAGGATCTATTTGATTGTACGCTCCAGCCACCAGGAAGCAACCAACTCACAAGCCTATGCCCTTTTGAAAACAGTCACCATAGTGCTGGGTGTCTTCATCATGTGTTGGCTGCCCGCTTTTACTATTCTCCTCCTAGATTCATCCTGTAGGATACAGTTATGCCCTATCCTTTCCAAAGCAGACATCTTTTTTGGCTTTGCCACTCTGAACTCAGCACTTAACCCAGTGATCTACACACTTCGCAGCAAGGACATGAGAAAAGAGTTTCTGCGTGTGTTGTGCTGTTGGGGGGTGCTGCATAGTGGACGACCAGCTGACCGCTGTCTGGTCCCTCTAAAGAGCTCCAGCTCTCTGGAACACTGCACCAACAAACATGAACACCAGACCACACCCATCATGCAAGATTGTACCACCTGTGTCTGA